The Bacteroidales bacterium genome window below encodes:
- the uvrC gene encoding excinuclease ABC subunit UvrC, with protein MLNKKRLEQLKSIAISLPDKPGVYQFYNSENKIIYVGKAKNLKKRVSSYFLKNYDSGKTKILISKINNIKYIVVNSEQDALLLENNLIKKYQPRYNVMMKDDKSFPWICIKNENFPRVFYTRKHIKDGSLYFGPYTSIKMVKVILDFFKQLYKLRTCNYNLSQKNIKQNKFKVCLEYHIGNCKAPCVEKQNEDEYNKAIDEIKNILKGNIYNVTKYLKNLMQKYADKYKFEEANKIKEKIKILENYQSKSTIVNPSINNVDVFSIIDDEKSAYVNFLKVVNGAIIQVHTLEMKKKLDETKEELLPMAITEIRQKLSIDSKEIILPFYPDIKLDYTKIIVPKRGDKKKLLELSERNVKYYRLEKIKQFERINPQKRYDRILNTIKKDLHLNNLPVHIEGFDNSNIQGTNAVASCVVFKNAKPFKKEYRKFNIKTVTGPNDFASMEEIVYRRYKRLIDENKSLPQLIVIDGGKGQLNAAIKSIKKLNLYGKIAIIGIAKRLEEIYFPEDPTPVYLDKNSESLKIIQQIRNEAHRFGITFHRDKRSKSMVKSELDEIKGIGEKTKQKLLEKFKSISKIKQADFNELEEIIGKAKAKLLLGYFQRTC; from the coding sequence ATCTTGAATAAAAAAAGACTCGAACAACTAAAATCAATTGCTATAAGCCTGCCTGACAAACCGGGTGTATATCAATTTTATAATTCCGAAAATAAAATAATATATGTTGGCAAGGCTAAAAATTTAAAAAAGAGAGTGTCTTCGTACTTTCTAAAAAATTATGATAGCGGAAAAACAAAAATTCTAATAAGCAAAATAAATAACATTAAATATATTGTTGTTAACTCAGAACAGGATGCCCTTTTGTTAGAAAACAACCTGATAAAAAAATATCAGCCGAGGTACAATGTAATGATGAAAGATGACAAAAGCTTTCCATGGATTTGTATTAAAAATGAAAATTTCCCAAGGGTCTTTTATACCAGAAAACATATAAAAGATGGTTCCTTATATTTTGGTCCCTATACATCAATAAAAATGGTTAAAGTTATTTTAGATTTTTTTAAACAATTATATAAATTAAGAACATGCAACTATAATCTTTCTCAAAAAAACATAAAACAAAACAAATTTAAAGTCTGCCTTGAATATCATATCGGTAATTGTAAGGCACCTTGTGTTGAAAAACAAAATGAAGATGAATACAATAAAGCAATTGATGAAATCAAAAATATTCTGAAAGGAAATATTTATAATGTTACAAAATATCTTAAAAATTTAATGCAAAAATATGCTGATAAATATAAATTCGAAGAAGCAAATAAAATTAAAGAAAAGATTAAAATTCTTGAGAATTATCAGAGTAAATCTACTATTGTAAATCCTTCAATTAACAATGTAGATGTGTTTTCAATAATTGATGATGAAAAATCGGCATACGTAAATTTTTTAAAAGTTGTAAACGGTGCTATTATACAAGTTCACACATTAGAAATGAAAAAAAAGCTTGATGAAACCAAAGAAGAACTACTTCCGATGGCAATTACAGAAATCCGTCAAAAGCTTTCTATTGATTCAAAAGAGATTATTCTTCCTTTTTATCCAGATATTAAACTTGATTATACTAAAATAATTGTGCCAAAACGCGGGGATAAAAAGAAACTGTTAGAATTATCGGAAAGAAATGTAAAATATTACCGATTAGAAAAAATCAAACAATTTGAAAGAATTAATCCGCAAAAACGATATGACAGAATATTAAATACAATAAAAAAAGACCTGCATCTTAATAATCTTCCTGTTCATATTGAGGGTTTTGACAATTCGAATATACAAGGAACCAACGCTGTTGCATCATGTGTTGTGTTTAAAAATGCAAAACCCTTTAAAAAAGAATACAGAAAATTCAACATTAAAACTGTTACCGGACCAAATGATTTTGCGTCAATGGAAGAAATTGTTTATCGCAGATATAAAAGATTAATTGATGAAAACAAATCACTGCCACAGCTAATAGTTATTGACGGAGGAAAAGGACAGTTAAATGCTGCAATAAAAAGTATAAAAAAATTAAATCTTTATGGAAAAATTGCAATAATTGGTATTGCCAAACGATTAGAAGAAATATATTTTCCAGAAGACCCGACACCTGTTTATTTGGACAAAAATTCCGAAAGTCTCAAAATAATCCAGCAAATAAGAAATGAAGCACACCGTTTTGGAATAACTTTTCACAGAGATAAAAGGTCAAAATCAATGGTAAAATCCGAGTTAGACGAAATAAAGGGAATCGGAGAAAAAACCAAACAAAAGTTATTAGAAAAATTCAAATCAATAAGCAAAATAAAACAAGCAGATTTTAATGAATTAGAGGAAATTATTGGAAAGGCTAAGGCAAAATTGTTACTTGGTTATTTTCAAAGAACCTGTTAG
- a CDS encoding HEPN domain-containing protein has protein sequence MNDLIEYIKQWIIKADHDLGTAKVTYLHIPEFKDTVTFHCQQVVEKYLKAYLIFLGIEFKYTHDLVYLLDILFQKDKNIKNFYDKASQLQNYAVEVRYPNETIFLTDEKVLDAINTSKKIREYVTSKMNIKINYNEIIDK, from the coding sequence ATGAACGATTTGATTGAATATATAAAACAATGGATAATAAAAGCTGACCATGATTTAGGTACAGCTAAAGTAACATATCTTCACATTCCTGAATTTAAGGATACTGTTACATTTCATTGCCAACAAGTTGTTGAAAAATATTTAAAGGCTTATCTTATATTTTTAGGAATTGAATTTAAATATACACACGACTTGGTTTATTTACTTGATATATTATTCCAAAAAGACAAGAATATTAAAAACTTTTACGATAAAGCTTCACAATTACAAAACTATGCCGTTGAAGTTCGATACCCAAATGAAACAATATTTTTAACAGATGAAAAAGTATTAGATGCAATAAATACTTCAAAAAAAATTCGCGAATATGTTACTTCAAAAATGAATATTAAAATAAATTACAACGAAATAATTGACAAATAA
- the deoC gene encoding deoxyribose-phosphate aldolase, whose translation MVENKTKPTPLVEFPKDEMLKLIKDFSPERISTFLDVTDLKADTLGPKMQKMADWAISLNCASVCVNPVEVNVLPLLLKGTKVKETYVMDFPLGKVDIDLKAKMTADTVKKSRELRGEGKGKIDIDIVINVGRFKKDPSYTLDEINAMCEAADGEILKVIIRSSELTEEELYKISEIVVSSKAQFIKNSTGMDAYGAMPEHMRIMREVVGADFGVKAAGGISDAMTAMRLIYAGAPEKSNQNPELFRIGTSAPLNIVSTMGWLLHNTEDWLNADIIPCTICPYHHTAKLRPELRVLSQKRCKDCKHNHYRKNKDF comes from the coding sequence ATGGTAGAAAACAAAACAAAACCAACGCCATTGGTTGAATTTCCAAAAGACGAAATGCTTAAACTTATCAAAGATTTTAGTCCTGAACGTATTTCCACATTTTTGGATGTTACAGACCTTAAAGCTGATACCTTAGGTCCTAAAATGCAAAAAATGGCTGATTGGGCAATTTCGCTTAACTGTGCTTCGGTATGCGTAAATCCTGTGGAAGTTAACGTATTACCATTGCTCTTAAAAGGAACCAAAGTAAAAGAAACTTATGTTATGGATTTTCCACTCGGGAAAGTTGACATTGACTTAAAAGCAAAAATGACTGCTGATACTGTTAAAAAAAGTCGTGAATTACGCGGCGAAGGTAAAGGTAAAATAGATATTGATATTGTGATAAATGTCGGGCGATTTAAAAAAGACCCATCATATACTCTTGATGAGATAAATGCAATGTGTGAAGCAGCTGACGGAGAAATATTAAAAGTTATAATCCGTTCATCCGAACTAACCGAAGAAGAATTATATAAAATTTCAGAAATAGTTGTTTCATCAAAAGCCCAATTTATTAAGAATTCAACAGGAATGGATGCATACGGAGCAATGCCCGAACATATGAGAATCATGAGAGAAGTTGTTGGTGCTGACTTTGGAGTTAAAGCAGCAGGTGGAATTTCTGATGCAATGACAGCAATGAGGCTTATTTACGCCGGAGCACCCGAAAAATCAAATCAAAATCCTGAGCTTTTCAGAATAGGAACAAGCGCTCCATTAAATATTGTCTCAACAATGGGGTGGCTTTTGCATAATACTGAAGATTGGCTTAATGCAGATATTATTCCTTGTACAATATGTCCTTATCATCATACAGCAAAATTGCGTCCTGAATTAAGAGTTCTTAGTCAAAAACGCTGCAAAGACTGTAAACATAATCATTACAGGAAAAATAAGGATTTTTAA
- a CDS encoding type II toxin-antitoxin system RelE/ParE family toxin: MSYKIKLDPLARLDIDDNIDWYNQQQPKLGNRFYKHVKETLKLIKQNPFSFPVKYKNTRSVPVKKFPFTIHYLIDNENKNIAILSIFKTAQNPTKWEKRT; the protein is encoded by the coding sequence ATGAGCTATAAAATAAAACTTGACCCACTTGCAAGGCTTGATATTGACGATAATATTGATTGGTACAATCAGCAACAACCAAAACTCGGAAATCGTTTTTACAAACACGTAAAAGAAACTTTAAAACTGATAAAGCAAAACCCGTTTAGTTTTCCTGTAAAGTATAAAAACACAAGGTCAGTACCCGTAAAGAAATTCCCATTTACAATTCATTATTTGATTGACAATGAAAACAAAAATATTGCTATACTCTCAATTTTTAAAACCGCACAAAATCCAACCAAGTGGGAAAAAAGAACATAG
- a CDS encoding nucleotidyltransferase domain-containing protein: MISETKISEIVSKIATGYNPDKIILFGSYATGNASENSDLDLLVVKDSELPRPERAFKIRKLLYGAMVPIDLIVYTNEEINQSRNNKYSFIYQVLNSGKILYERFD; encoded by the coding sequence ATGATAAGCGAAACCAAAATATCAGAAATTGTCTCTAAAATTGCAACAGGATATAATCCTGACAAAATCATTTTGTTTGGGTCTTATGCAACCGGGAATGCAAGTGAAAATAGCGATTTAGACCTATTGGTTGTTAAAGATTCCGAATTGCCACGACCTGAAAGGGCTTTTAAAATCAGAAAGCTTTTATATGGGGCAATGGTACCAATAGATTTAATAGTTTATACTAACGAAGAAATTAATCAATCAAGAAATAATAAATATAGTTTTATATACCAAGTATTAAATTCTGGGAAAATTCTTTATGAACGATTTGATTGA
- a CDS encoding addiction module protein, producing MAHFRVTVPDNKATFFKELLHNLSFVKTEQAGEFELTEANKTIIDQRLENYKNNPDSYLDWEEVQKDIEKRL from the coding sequence ATGGCACATTTTAGAGTAACCGTACCGGATAATAAAGCAACATTTTTTAAAGAATTACTGCATAATTTAAGCTTTGTAAAGACTGAACAAGCTGGTGAGTTTGAACTTACTGAAGCTAATAAAACAATTATAGACCAACGCTTGGAAAATTATAAAAACAACCCCGATTCTTACCTTGATTGGGAAGAAGTTCAAAAAGATATTGAAAAACGTTTATGA
- a CDS encoding aldehyde ferredoxin oxidoreductase family protein encodes MKTIKGGYHNKLLRINLNEHSTNIETIPEEILLNYIGGRGLGSKFLFDEVPAKTDPLGKDNKLLFVTGPMHGSNAPTSSRFSVVSKSPLTGAITSTNSGGHFGVDLKNTGFDVVIFEGISENPCYVFINGQNVEIRDAKKLWGKNTHETTDMLLSEIDAKAGVACIGPSGEKCVLIASIINDKGHSSGRTGVGAVMGSKNLKAIVVVGDKKTPYHDEENIKNARKEWQTFIGEAPLTKNALKEYGTPTLVHVINNRGGFATKNFQEGYFANADSISGETLKELYHVRSQPCKSCPIGCAHLTATPERNGKGPEFETLWSFGAACCVNDLEKIIHANYNCNELGIDTISAGSTIACAMELSEKGYLDNEAIEQIRKDIGRDLKFGDADAIVKLTELMGKSEGFGKILGMGSKRLAEKYGHPELAMHVKGLELPAYDPRAFYGMSLSLATNNRGGCHLRAYLISTEAAATPFEINRFSKDGKSGLTKLYQDLTATIDSMGVCLFTNFALNPIHYANMVSAVTGVKIDSKELLLIGERIWNIEKLFNLREGLTRNDDTLPPRLLNEPLKSGHSKGITIDIGPLLDEFYKLRGWSKEGIPSEEKLKELNLLEEGKSFLY; translated from the coding sequence ATGAAAACCATTAAAGGTGGATACCATAACAAATTACTAAGAATTAATCTTAATGAACATTCAACAAATATTGAAACAATTCCTGAAGAAATACTTCTTAATTATATAGGGGGAAGAGGGCTTGGTTCAAAGTTTTTGTTCGATGAGGTACCTGCAAAAACAGACCCGCTTGGAAAAGATAATAAATTACTATTTGTTACAGGACCTATGCACGGTAGTAATGCCCCTACATCAAGTCGTTTTTCCGTTGTTAGCAAATCTCCGCTAACAGGGGCAATTACAAGTACAAATTCCGGCGGTCATTTTGGAGTTGACTTAAAAAATACAGGTTTTGATGTTGTTATTTTTGAAGGTATTTCCGAAAATCCTTGTTATGTTTTTATTAATGGTCAAAATGTTGAAATAAGAGATGCAAAAAAACTATGGGGGAAAAACACTCACGAAACAACCGATATGCTTCTTTCAGAAATTGATGCTAAAGCAGGAGTAGCCTGTATTGGCCCATCGGGAGAAAAATGTGTTTTGATTGCTTCAATAATCAATGATAAAGGACACTCTTCGGGAAGAACAGGTGTTGGTGCTGTTATGGGTTCTAAAAATCTTAAAGCTATTGTTGTTGTTGGGGACAAAAAAACCCCATACCATGATGAAGAAAATATTAAAAATGCACGTAAAGAATGGCAAACTTTCATAGGCGAAGCTCCATTAACAAAAAATGCTCTAAAAGAATATGGTACACCAACTCTTGTTCATGTAATTAACAATCGTGGAGGTTTTGCAACAAAAAATTTCCAGGAAGGTTATTTTGCAAATGCCGATTCAATTTCGGGAGAAACATTAAAAGAACTATATCATGTCCGTAGTCAGCCATGTAAATCATGTCCTATCGGATGTGCCCACCTTACTGCAACTCCCGAAAGAAATGGAAAAGGTCCTGAATTTGAAACTTTATGGTCATTTGGAGCTGCCTGTTGTGTAAACGATTTAGAAAAAATAATCCATGCAAATTATAACTGTAATGAATTAGGTATTGATACAATTTCAGCGGGAAGTACAATCGCTTGTGCTATGGAACTTTCAGAAAAGGGTTATCTTGATAACGAAGCTATTGAACAAATCAGAAAAGACATAGGCAGAGACTTGAAATTCGGAGATGCAGATGCTATTGTAAAACTTACCGAATTAATGGGAAAATCAGAAGGTTTTGGAAAAATTCTGGGTATGGGCAGCAAGCGCCTGGCAGAAAAATACGGACATCCTGAACTTGCAATGCATGTTAAAGGATTAGAACTACCTGCTTATGACCCACGAGCATTTTATGGAATGAGTTTGTCTCTGGCAACAAATAACCGAGGAGGATGTCATTTGAGAGCTTACCTTATTTCAACCGAAGCAGCAGCAACTCCTTTTGAAATCAACAGATTCTCTAAAGATGGCAAATCCGGTTTAACAAAACTTTATCAGGATTTAACTGCTACTATTGATTCAATGGGAGTTTGTTTATTTACCAATTTTGCTTTAAATCCTATCCATTATGCCAATATGGTTTCTGCTGTTACAGGTGTTAAAATAGATTCAAAAGAGTTGTTGCTTATTGGTGAACGAATCTGGAACATTGAAAAGCTTTTTAACCTTCGTGAAGGCTTAACAAGAAATGATGATACATTACCACCACGATTACTTAACGAGCCTTTAAAATCAGGTCATTCAAAAGGAATTACAATTGATATTGGTCCTCTTTTAGATGAATTTTATAAACTTCGGGGCTGGTCAAAAGAAGGGATTCCAAGTGAAGAAAAATTAAAAGAATTAAATTTATTGGAAGAGGGCAAATCCTTTTTATACTAA
- a CDS encoding polyprenyl synthetase family protein, with protein sequence MSSIDIIKAPVVKEVEEFEKLFGSLMKSKIPLLNIVTKYILKKKGKQLRPIVVFLSAKLLGEINQSVFHAASLIELMHTATLIHDDVVDDSFERRSFFSINALWKNKVAVLIGDFLLSRGLLLAVNNNEYDLLKIVSVAVREMSEGELLQIEKSRKLDITEEVYFKIIRKKTASLIASCSEIGAKSVGADEQTVEKMRLFGENMGIAFQIKDDLFDYQNSKFVGKPFGNDIKEKKITLPLIFALRNATSKEKQKIKRMLKKNNKRQKTIKEIVNFVIDKKGVEYAVEVMNDYKNKALEIIDTFPENEAKKSLAELVEYITKREK encoded by the coding sequence ATGTCTTCTATTGATATTATAAAAGCTCCTGTTGTTAAAGAAGTTGAAGAGTTTGAAAAACTCTTTGGTTCATTGATGAAAAGCAAAATTCCGTTGCTAAACATTGTAACCAAATATATTCTTAAAAAGAAAGGTAAACAATTACGTCCGATAGTTGTTTTTTTATCTGCAAAATTATTAGGAGAAATTAATCAATCTGTTTTTCATGCTGCAAGTTTAATCGAATTGATGCACACAGCAACATTAATTCATGATGATGTTGTTGATGATTCTTTTGAACGCAGGTCATTTTTTTCAATTAATGCATTATGGAAAAATAAAGTTGCAGTTCTGATTGGTGATTTTTTACTTTCGCGGGGTTTATTACTTGCTGTTAATAATAATGAATATGATTTGTTAAAAATAGTGTCTGTTGCTGTCAGGGAAATGAGCGAAGGAGAATTATTACAGATTGAGAAATCAAGAAAATTAGATATTACCGAAGAGGTTTATTTTAAAATAATTCGTAAAAAAACAGCTTCTTTAATTGCATCATGTTCTGAAATTGGTGCTAAATCAGTTGGTGCTGATGAACAAACTGTTGAAAAAATGAGATTGTTTGGCGAGAATATGGGTATTGCTTTTCAAATAAAAGATGACCTTTTTGATTATCAGAACAGTAAGTTTGTCGGAAAACCTTTTGGCAACGATATTAAAGAAAAAAAAATAACCCTTCCTTTAATTTTTGCTCTAAGAAATGCTACATCAAAAGAAAAGCAAAAAATTAAAAGAATGCTGAAAAAAAATAATAAAAGACAAAAAACAATAAAGGAAATTGTCAATTTTGTAATTGATAAAAAAGGAGTAGAGTATGCTGTTGAAGTGATGAATGATTATAAAAACAAAGCACTGGAAATAATTGATACATTTCCCGAAAATGAAGCAAAAAAATCCTTAGCCGAATTAGTTGAATATATTACCAAACGGGAAAAATAA
- a CDS encoding transposase, with protein MEKDTIYHLYNRGNNRQKIFFNRNNYLFFLQKVRKHLYPHCDIFAYCLMPNHFHFMIYANANSEKTKKYGNGRVNIFSENLRIMLSSYTQAINKQENRTGSLFQQNSKLKPLNDVFYGKISKPTNIGYDYFCFHYIHNNPVNAGIVNKNENWEFSSYQDYLGLRNGSLINKTLALKTISFEDDLFNKQSGLIKFMEKF; from the coding sequence ATGGAAAAAGACACTATTTATCATCTATATAATAGAGGAAACAATAGACAAAAAATATTCTTTAATAGAAATAATTATTTGTTTTTCCTGCAAAAAGTCCGAAAACATCTTTATCCTCATTGTGATATCTTTGCATATTGCCTAATGCCAAATCATTTTCATTTTATGATTTATGCTAATGCTAATTCTGAAAAAACGAAAAAATATGGTAATGGCAGGGTAAATATTTTTTCTGAAAATCTACGTATAATGCTAAGTAGTTATACACAGGCGATTAATAAACAGGAAAATCGGACAGGCTCGCTTTTTCAACAAAACTCAAAACTTAAACCATTAAATGATGTTTTTTACGGGAAAATATCCAAACCAACTAATATTGGATATGATTATTTTTGTTTTCATTACATCCATAATAACCCTGTAAATGCCGGCATTGTAAATAAAAACGAAAACTGGGAATTTTCTTCATATCAGGATTACTTAGGATTACGAAACGGAAGTTTAATAAACAAAACTCTTGCTTTAAAGACCATTTCATTTGAGGATGATTTGTTTAATAAACAAAGTGGTTTAATTAAGTTTATGGAGAAGTTTTAA